From a single Canis lupus baileyi chromosome 14, mCanLup2.hap1, whole genome shotgun sequence genomic region:
- the MYC gene encoding myc proto-oncogene protein, producing the protein MPLNVSFANRNYDLDYDSVQPYFYCDEEENFYQQQQQSELQPPAPSEDIWKKFELLPTPPLSPSRRSGLCSPSYVAVASFSPRGDDDGGGGSFSTADQLEMVTELLGGDMVNQSFICDPDDETFIKNIIIQDCMWSGFSAAAKLVSEKLASYQAARKDSGSPSPARGPGGCSTSSLYLQDLSAAASECIDPSVVFPYPLNDSSSPKPCASPDSAAFSPSSDSLLSSAESSPRASPEPLALHEETPPTTSSDSEEEQEDEEEIDVVSVEKRQPPAKRSESGSPSAGGHSKPPHSPLVLKRCHVSTHQHNYAAPPSTRKDYPAAKRARLDSGRVLKQISNNRKCASPRSSDTEENDKRRTHNVLERQRRNELKRSFFALRDQIPELENNEKAPKVVILKKATAYILSVQAEEQKLLSEKDLLRKRREQLKHKLEQLRNSGA; encoded by the exons ATGCCTCTCAACGTCAGCTTCGCCAATAGGAACTATGACCTCGACTACGACTCGGTGCAGCCGTATTTCTACTGCGACGAGGAGGAGAACTTctaccagcagcagcagcagagcgAGCTGCAGCCGCCGGCGCCCAGCGAGGATATCTGGAAGAAATTCGAGCTGCTGCCCACCCCGCCGCTGTCCCCGAGCCGCCGCTCCGGGCTCTGCTCGCCCTCCTACGTCGCAGTCGCGTCCTTCTCCCCCCGGGGGGACGAtgacggcggcggcggcagctTCTCCACCGCCGACCAGTTGGAGATGGTGACCGAGCTGCTGGGAGGAGACATGGTGAACCAGAGCTTCATCTGCGACCCGGACGACGAGACCTTCATCAAAAACATCATCATCCAGGACTGCATGTGGAGCGGCTTCTCGGCCGCCGCCAAGCTCGTCTCGGAGAAGCTGGCCTCCTACCAGGCTGCGCGCAAAGACAGCGGCAGCCCGAGCCCCGCCCGCGGGCCCGGCGGCTGCTCCACCTCCAGCCTGTACCTGCAGGACCTGAGCGCCGCCGCCTCCGAGTGCATCGACCCCTCCGTGGTCTTCCCCTACCCGCTCAATGACAGCAGCTCGCCCAAGCCCTGCGCGTCCCCCGACTCGGCCGCCTTCTCCCCGTCCTCGGACTCTCTGCTCTCCTCGGCCGAGTCCTCCCCCCGGGCCAGCCCCGAGCCCCTGGCGCTGCACGAGGAGACACCGCCCACCACCAGCAGCGACTCGG agGAAGAACAAGAGGACGAAGAAGAAATTGATGTTGTTTCTGTGGAAAAAAGGCAGCCCCCTGCCAAAAGGTCCGAATCGGGGTCCCCCTCTGCTGGAGGCCACAGCAAACCTCCTCACAGCCCGCTGGTCCTTAAGAGATGCCATGTGTCCACCCATCAGCACAACTACGCGGCACCCCCCTCCACCAGGAAGGACTATCCCGCCGCCAAGAGGGCGAGGTTGGACAGTGGTAGAGTCCTGAAACAGATCAGCAACAACCGCAAATGTGCCAGCCCCAGGTCTTCGGACACGGAGGAGAATGACAAGAGGCGAACACACAACGTCTTGGAGCGCCAGAGGAGGAACGAGCTGAAACGGAGCTTCTTTGCCCTGCGTGATCAGATCCCGGAGttggaaaacaatgaaaaggCCCCCAAGGTAGTGATCCTTAAAAAAGCCACCGCGTACATCCTGTCCGTCCAAGCCGAGGAGCAAAAGCTCCTTTCCGAAAAGGACTTGTTGCGGAAGCGGCGAGAACAGTTGAAACACAAACTGGAACAGCTAAGGAACTCTGGTGCCTAA